One stretch of Microplitis mediator isolate UGA2020A chromosome 9, iyMicMedi2.1, whole genome shotgun sequence DNA includes these proteins:
- the LOC130674458 gene encoding activated Cdc42 kinase Ack isoform X2 codes for MAEDEGTEWLLELLRDVQLSQFYTRIRDDLQVTRLHHFDYVQSEDLEKIGLGKPGIRRLMDVVKKKRAAQKKKNLITKIRPGSSGKTSKRSSQAVETSLLTCLIQDKDVTLSVKLGDGSFGVVRRGEWTSPTGRVLPVAVKVLKADALTQPSVIEDFVSEVQAMHTLDHHNLIRLYGVVLSQPMMMVTELAPLGALLDYLRKQCGHILVLTMCDYALQVATGMAYLEAKRFLHRDLACRNVLLSSVDKIKIGDFGLMRALPQQEDCYVMTEHKKVPFPWCAPESLKSRQFSHASDVWMFGVTLWEMMTFGEEPWVGLNGSEILRKIDREGERLYEPEASPPAIYQLMLRCWSRDPAERPSFSSLRESLTGMVPPVMKALNRFDEPDKMNIEQGDQIVIIDGRPENYWWKGQNQRTFQVALFPRCLVDPMRRKQPEDISKPLENSFIHTGHGAPFGKSWGSPQFIDDVYLRNPMEPPDVVGVIDKKKFTHSAARSRKQFNYTRFQNDLRSSPVKTLNTAANSQEGSLIDLSPEELALNATGLRSESCRRVINILDEPIDAAAEQDQDPRTYENFPGNSSQDPFDTSRVFLNQPSRYYSHVPDSSIQQSQSQSYMNVSQDNSQSQYSSNKINQYSINLNKDIRSENTNLNVNLPDDDVLPREHYSEIDKSPTIPSPSWPEDLPDQQYANVRPTGPGTGPGPGTGLPPTPPSVGPNESPSKPKSNHDLAQTMSELTIETAQAENSQSKKLDPAFLAELEKHLGAKEVCKNSNDLQVKLRPPPQSKRSPQSSSGGSIASANLPVKVQNSWPTKNVNVRPVSQSYSSQTLPGNNVCETSTEMIIGQMWQRAQSPQQQIYSPSNQNIYQDRVSGYQSSNLLQIAPAQNKFDNYQSTSSNLRQNYASNHQNHNYNLPSLTQVQNDLQPTRSAPPRPSNVPTGAVLSEKVYAELRETVPNLDKLSQSEFNTLYNKTVQQSILRNQQQQTINSNANININNSSANSSVMLNHSQTLPRNYGTQVQDHPFDFSPSLKQPPVYNPPPAWSPMKGQNGFKSNVQANLIQFTPTRSPGPAAVPNTGTAAGGPTSARSLLPLMNETVVNTQLAPSTSAYPSGVSPPLTGASQQLVMSLNDEFRASKVMKVQKDAGDASQKEILAALQATGWDTNQAAKQILKDRQAKVESLSRFSKQTTMRGCFETNGV; via the exons atggccGAAGACGAAGGAACTGAGTGGCTGCTGGAGCTGCTGCGTGATGTTCAACTCTCGCAATTTTACACCCGCATACGTGACGATCTTCAAGTAACGCGACTtcatcattttgattatgtGCAGTCTGAAGACTTGGAAAAAATAGGACTCGGTAAGCCGGGGATACGCCGACTGATGGACGTCGTCAAAAAAAAACGGGCTGcgcagaagaaaaaaaatttgataaccAAAATACGACCGGGAAGCAGCGGGAAGACGAGCAAAAGATCATCGCAGGCAGTGGAAACTTCTCTGCTGACTTGTCTGATCCAAGACAAAGACGTCACGTTGTCCGTCAAGTTGGGCGACGGTAGTTTCGGAGTCGTACGTCGCGGCGAGTGGACGTCACCTACTGGTCGGGTGCTTCCTGTTGCTGTGAAAGTTCTCAAAGCAGACGCACTCACTCAGCCGAGTGTCATCGAAGACTTTGTGTCGGAAGTCCAAGCGATGCACACTCTGGACCACCACAACCTGATTCGTCTGTACGGCGTAGTGCTGTCCCAGCCCATGATGATGGTAACGGAGCTGGCCCCCCTCGGCGCGCTGCTTGATTACCTCCGCAAACAGTGCGGGCACATCCTGGTGCTGACGATGTGCGATTACGCGCTTCAAGTCGCCACTGGAATGGCCTATCTGGAAGCCAAACGTTTTCTCCACCGGGATCTCGCTTGTCGCAACGTCCTGCTGAGCTccgttgacaaaataaaaataggaGACTTTGGGCTGATGCGCGCGTTGCCTCAGCAAGAAGACTGTTACGTCATGACGGAGCACAAAAAAGTGCCTTTCCCCTGGTGCGCACCCGAGTCATTGAAATCCCGTCAGTTTAGTCACGCATCGGATGTCTGGATGTTCGGTGTAACTCTCTGGGAAATGATGACCTTCGGAGAAGAGCCGTGGGTTGGTTTAAATGGCTCGGAGATACTGAGAAAAATAGACCGCGAGGGTGAACGTCTGTATGAACCAGAAGCAAGTCCACCAGCAATTTACCAGCTCATGTTACGCTGCTGGTCACGTGATCCCGCTGAAAGACCAAGTTTTTCATCATTACGCGAGTCACTGACCGGGATGGTGCCGCCCGTTATGAAGGCGCTCAATCGTTTCGACGAACCGGACAAAATGAACATCGAGCAGGGCGACCAGATCGTTATTATTGACGGCAGGCCTGAAAACTACTGGTGGAAGGGACAAAATCAGCGGACATTTCAAGTCGCTTTATTTCCGCGGTGTCTTGTTGACCCGATGCGTCGCAAGCAGCCTGAGGACATCAGCAAGCCGCTGGAAAACTCATTCATTCATACGGGACACGGAGCGCCGTTTGGCAAAAGCTGGGGCAGCCCTCAGTTTATTGACGACGTCTATCTCCGGAACCCCATGGAGCCGCCAGATGTAGTCGGAGTTAtagacaagaaaaaatttacccACAGCGCAGCGCGGTCACGCAAGCAGTTTAATTACACGAGATTTCAAAATGATTTACGTTCTAGTCCagttaaaactttaaatactGCTGCTAATTCACAAGAAGGCAGTCTGATTGATTTATCGCCCGAAGAATTGGCACTGAATGCCACTGGACTGAGATCAGAGTCCTGTCGCCGGGTCATTAATATTCTAGATGAGCCGATTGATGCAGCGGCTGAACAAGACCAGGATCCACGGACGTACGAAAATTTTCCTGGCAATTCATCCCAAGATCCCTTTGACACTTCGAGAGTTTTTTTAAACCAGCCCTCGCGTTACTACAGCCACGTTCCGGACTCCAGTATCCAGCAGTCCCAGTCCCAGTCCTACATGAACGTCTCCCAGGACAACAGTCAGTCCCAATACTcgagcaataaaataaatcagtacTCAATAAATCTCAACAAAGACATCAGAAGTGAGAACACAAATTTGAATGTCAATTTACCTGACGATGACGTTCTACCCAGAGAACACTACAGCGAAATAGACAAGAGTCCCACGATACCCAGTCCCAGTTGGCCAGAAGATCTACCAGACCAGCAGTATGCCAACGTCCGTCCAACTGGACCTGGAACTGGACCTGGACCTGGAACTGGTCTGCCTCCAACGCCTCCGTCCGTGGGACCAAACGAAAGTCCATCGAAGCCCAAATCAAACCACGACCTCGCCCAGACCATGAGCGAGCTGACCATCGAAACCGCCCAGGCCGAGAACTCGCAGTCGAAAAAACTCGACCCCGCATTTTTAGCAGAGCTGGAGAAACATCTCGGAGCTAAAGAAGTCtgcaaaaattcaaatgatcTTCAAGTGAAATTGCGTCCGCCCCCGCAATCTAAACGCTCTCCCCAGTCCAGCTCTGGAGGCTCGATCGCCAGCGCAAATTTGCCCGTCAAGGTGCAGAACTCATGGCCGACTAAGAACGTAAATGTCAGACCAGTGAGTCAGAGTTACTCCAGCCAGACACTACCCGGTAATAACGTCTGCGAAACCTCAACGGAAATGATCATCGGCCAAATGTGGCAGCGCGCCCAGTCACCGCAGCAACAAATTTACTCCCCgtcaaatcaaaatatttatcaggACCGAGTGTCTGGATACCAGTCTTCAAATTTACTTCAAATAGCACCCGCGcagaataaatttgataattatcaaaGCACATCCTCAAATTTGCGTCAAAATTATGCAAGTAATCATCAAAACCACAACTACAATTTGCCTTCTTTGACCCAAGTACAAAATGACTTACAGCCGACCCGGTCAGCGCCACCTAGACCATCGAATGTACCAACGGGCGCTGTGTTGTCGGAAAAAGTTTACGCGGAACTACGCGAAACTGTGCcaaatttagataaattatcGCAAAGTGAATTCAATACTCTCTACAATAAGACTGTCCAGCAAAGTATTCTGAGGAACCAGCAGCAGCAGACGATAAATTCAAATGCTAACATAAATATCAACAACAGTTCTGCTAATAGCAGCGTTATGCTGAATCACAGTCAAACATTGCCGCGTAATTACGGTACGCAGGTGCAAGATCACCCGTTTGATTTCAGCCCGAGTTTGAAGCAGCCGCCAGTCTACAACCCGCCGCCTGCATGGAGTCCAATGAAAGGACAGAATGGATTCAAGTCAAATGTCCAGGCCAATTTGATCCAGTTCACACCGACAAGATCTCCAGGACCTGCTGCTGTCCCAAATACGGGCACGGCTGCTGGTGGACCGACTAGTGCCCGTAGTTTACTTCCATTGATGAACGAGACTGTTGTCAATACCCAGTTGGCTCCTTCGACATCAGCGTATCCTTCTGGTGTCAGTCCTCCATTGACTGGCGCGTCTCAGCAACTGGTCATGTCACTTAATGACGAATTTCGTGCCAGTAAAGTTATGAAAGTACAAAAAGATGCAGGTGACGCTTCGCAGAAAGAGATATTGGCAGCACTGCAAGCCACTGGGTGGGACACCAACCAGGCTGCTAAACAAATACTTAAAGACCGGCAAGCAAAAGTCGAGTCGTTGTCTAG GTTTAGCAAGCAGACAACAATGCGAGGCTGCTTTGAAACAAACGGAGTATGA
- the LOC130674971 gene encoding G-box-binding factor-like translates to HEPPNNREHREDYQQDYLTRNYHHHQQQQQHKLQEHQQLQQYHYDCDYVDYYEQHHDPDQDYQRHQYHPQYHYRQFNQHHQSYIEELGCKLPSYQSVYPLNYGTTINHTGNNYNNHHPRDNIFMIKYNGQDNEIENDNNYNQYRLSPPLQFRYDKSNDCTYTFDIKELATKYHDININSTINDIHDNDNDHDNDNDNDDNDCFNDYDDVEDNPRKKLFKQMFCLPLN, encoded by the coding sequence CATGAGCCACCAAATAATCGAGAGCATCGAGAAGATTATCAGCAAGATTATCTCACCCgtaattatcatcatcatcagcagcagcagcagcacaAACTCCAGGAGCATCAGCAGCTCCAGCAGTACCACTATGATTGCGATTACGTTGACTACTACGAGCAGCATCATGATCCTGATCAGGATTATCAGCGACATCAATACCACCCCCAGTATCATTATCGGCAATTTAATCAGCATCATCAGAGCTACATTGAAGAACTTGGTTGCAAATTACCGTCATATCAATCCGTTTATCCTTTAAATTACGGCACTACCATTAATCATACAggaaataattacaataatcatCATCCGCGggataatatatttatgataaaatacaaCGGTCAGGATAATGAGATtgaaaatgacaataattataatcagtACAGACTATCGCCGCCATTACAATTTCGTTATGATAAAAGTAATGACTGTACGTACACTTTTGATATAAAGGAATTAGCAACTAAGTAtcatgatataaatattaattcgaCGATTAATGACATccatgataatgataatgatcatgacaatgataatgataatgatgataatgattgTTTCAATGATTATGATGACGTTGAAGATAATCCgcgtaaaaaattgtttaaacaaatgttttgccttccgttaaattaa
- the LOC130674458 gene encoding activated Cdc42 kinase Ack isoform X1: MAEDEGTEWLLELLRDVQLSQFYTRIRDDLQVTRLHHFDYVQSEDLEKIGLGKPGIRRLMDVVKKKRAAQKKKNLITKIRPGSSGKTSKRSSQAVETSLLTCLIQDKDVTLSVKLGDGSFGVVRRGEWTSPTGRVLPVAVKVLKADALTQPSVIEDFVSEVQAMHTLDHHNLIRLYGVVLSQPMMMVTELAPLGALLDYLRKQCGHILVLTMCDYALQVATGMAYLEAKRFLHRDLACRNVLLSSVDKIKIGDFGLMRALPQQEDCYVMTEHKKVPFPWCAPESLKSRQFSHASDVWMFGVTLWEMMTFGEEPWVGLNGSEILRKIDREGERLYEPEASPPAIYQLMLRCWSRDPAERPSFSSLRESLTGMVPPVMKALNRFDEPDKMNIEQGDQIVIIDGRPENYWWKGQNQRTFQVALFPRCLVDPMRRKQPEDISKPLENSFIHTGHGAPFGKSWGSPQFIDDVYLRNPMEPPDVVGVIDKKKFTHSAARSRKQFNYTRFQNDLRSSPVKTLNTAANSQEGSLIDLSPEELALNATGLRSESCRRVINILDEPIDAAAEQDQDPRTYENFPGNSSQDPFDTSRVFLNQPSRYYSHVPDSSIQQSQSQSYMNVSQDNSQSQYSSNKINQYSINLNKDIRSENTNLNVNLPDDDVLPREHYSEIDKSPTIPSPSWPEDLPDQQYANVRPTGPGTGPGPGTGLPPTPPSVGPNESPSKPKSNHDLAQTMSELTIETAQAENSQSKKLDPAFLAELEKHLGAKEVCKNSNDLQVKLRPPPQSKRSPQSSSGGSIASANLPVKVQNSWPTKNVNVRPVSQSYSSQTLPGNNVCETSTEMIIGQMWQRAQSPQQQIYSPSNQNIYQDRVSGYQSSNLLQIAPAQNKFDNYQSTSSNLRQNYASNHQNHNYNLPSLTQVQNDLQPTRSAPPRPSNVPTGAVLSEKVYAELRETVPNLDKLSQSEFNTLYNKTVQQSILRNQQQQTINSNANININNSSANSSVMLNHSQTLPRNYGTQVQDHPFDFSPSLKQPPVYNPPPAWSPMKGQNGFKSNVQANLIQFTPTRSPGPAAVPNTGTAAGGPTSARSLLPLMNETVVNTQLAPSTSAYPSGVSPPLTGASQQLVMSLNDEFRASKVMKVQKDAGDASQKEILAALQATGWDTNQAAKQILKDRQAKVESLSRLGLASRQQCEAALKQTEYDVELAASFLLDSVR, translated from the exons atggccGAAGACGAAGGAACTGAGTGGCTGCTGGAGCTGCTGCGTGATGTTCAACTCTCGCAATTTTACACCCGCATACGTGACGATCTTCAAGTAACGCGACTtcatcattttgattatgtGCAGTCTGAAGACTTGGAAAAAATAGGACTCGGTAAGCCGGGGATACGCCGACTGATGGACGTCGTCAAAAAAAAACGGGCTGcgcagaagaaaaaaaatttgataaccAAAATACGACCGGGAAGCAGCGGGAAGACGAGCAAAAGATCATCGCAGGCAGTGGAAACTTCTCTGCTGACTTGTCTGATCCAAGACAAAGACGTCACGTTGTCCGTCAAGTTGGGCGACGGTAGTTTCGGAGTCGTACGTCGCGGCGAGTGGACGTCACCTACTGGTCGGGTGCTTCCTGTTGCTGTGAAAGTTCTCAAAGCAGACGCACTCACTCAGCCGAGTGTCATCGAAGACTTTGTGTCGGAAGTCCAAGCGATGCACACTCTGGACCACCACAACCTGATTCGTCTGTACGGCGTAGTGCTGTCCCAGCCCATGATGATGGTAACGGAGCTGGCCCCCCTCGGCGCGCTGCTTGATTACCTCCGCAAACAGTGCGGGCACATCCTGGTGCTGACGATGTGCGATTACGCGCTTCAAGTCGCCACTGGAATGGCCTATCTGGAAGCCAAACGTTTTCTCCACCGGGATCTCGCTTGTCGCAACGTCCTGCTGAGCTccgttgacaaaataaaaataggaGACTTTGGGCTGATGCGCGCGTTGCCTCAGCAAGAAGACTGTTACGTCATGACGGAGCACAAAAAAGTGCCTTTCCCCTGGTGCGCACCCGAGTCATTGAAATCCCGTCAGTTTAGTCACGCATCGGATGTCTGGATGTTCGGTGTAACTCTCTGGGAAATGATGACCTTCGGAGAAGAGCCGTGGGTTGGTTTAAATGGCTCGGAGATACTGAGAAAAATAGACCGCGAGGGTGAACGTCTGTATGAACCAGAAGCAAGTCCACCAGCAATTTACCAGCTCATGTTACGCTGCTGGTCACGTGATCCCGCTGAAAGACCAAGTTTTTCATCATTACGCGAGTCACTGACCGGGATGGTGCCGCCCGTTATGAAGGCGCTCAATCGTTTCGACGAACCGGACAAAATGAACATCGAGCAGGGCGACCAGATCGTTATTATTGACGGCAGGCCTGAAAACTACTGGTGGAAGGGACAAAATCAGCGGACATTTCAAGTCGCTTTATTTCCGCGGTGTCTTGTTGACCCGATGCGTCGCAAGCAGCCTGAGGACATCAGCAAGCCGCTGGAAAACTCATTCATTCATACGGGACACGGAGCGCCGTTTGGCAAAAGCTGGGGCAGCCCTCAGTTTATTGACGACGTCTATCTCCGGAACCCCATGGAGCCGCCAGATGTAGTCGGAGTTAtagacaagaaaaaatttacccACAGCGCAGCGCGGTCACGCAAGCAGTTTAATTACACGAGATTTCAAAATGATTTACGTTCTAGTCCagttaaaactttaaatactGCTGCTAATTCACAAGAAGGCAGTCTGATTGATTTATCGCCCGAAGAATTGGCACTGAATGCCACTGGACTGAGATCAGAGTCCTGTCGCCGGGTCATTAATATTCTAGATGAGCCGATTGATGCAGCGGCTGAACAAGACCAGGATCCACGGACGTACGAAAATTTTCCTGGCAATTCATCCCAAGATCCCTTTGACACTTCGAGAGTTTTTTTAAACCAGCCCTCGCGTTACTACAGCCACGTTCCGGACTCCAGTATCCAGCAGTCCCAGTCCCAGTCCTACATGAACGTCTCCCAGGACAACAGTCAGTCCCAATACTcgagcaataaaataaatcagtacTCAATAAATCTCAACAAAGACATCAGAAGTGAGAACACAAATTTGAATGTCAATTTACCTGACGATGACGTTCTACCCAGAGAACACTACAGCGAAATAGACAAGAGTCCCACGATACCCAGTCCCAGTTGGCCAGAAGATCTACCAGACCAGCAGTATGCCAACGTCCGTCCAACTGGACCTGGAACTGGACCTGGACCTGGAACTGGTCTGCCTCCAACGCCTCCGTCCGTGGGACCAAACGAAAGTCCATCGAAGCCCAAATCAAACCACGACCTCGCCCAGACCATGAGCGAGCTGACCATCGAAACCGCCCAGGCCGAGAACTCGCAGTCGAAAAAACTCGACCCCGCATTTTTAGCAGAGCTGGAGAAACATCTCGGAGCTAAAGAAGTCtgcaaaaattcaaatgatcTTCAAGTGAAATTGCGTCCGCCCCCGCAATCTAAACGCTCTCCCCAGTCCAGCTCTGGAGGCTCGATCGCCAGCGCAAATTTGCCCGTCAAGGTGCAGAACTCATGGCCGACTAAGAACGTAAATGTCAGACCAGTGAGTCAGAGTTACTCCAGCCAGACACTACCCGGTAATAACGTCTGCGAAACCTCAACGGAAATGATCATCGGCCAAATGTGGCAGCGCGCCCAGTCACCGCAGCAACAAATTTACTCCCCgtcaaatcaaaatatttatcaggACCGAGTGTCTGGATACCAGTCTTCAAATTTACTTCAAATAGCACCCGCGcagaataaatttgataattatcaaaGCACATCCTCAAATTTGCGTCAAAATTATGCAAGTAATCATCAAAACCACAACTACAATTTGCCTTCTTTGACCCAAGTACAAAATGACTTACAGCCGACCCGGTCAGCGCCACCTAGACCATCGAATGTACCAACGGGCGCTGTGTTGTCGGAAAAAGTTTACGCGGAACTACGCGAAACTGTGCcaaatttagataaattatcGCAAAGTGAATTCAATACTCTCTACAATAAGACTGTCCAGCAAAGTATTCTGAGGAACCAGCAGCAGCAGACGATAAATTCAAATGCTAACATAAATATCAACAACAGTTCTGCTAATAGCAGCGTTATGCTGAATCACAGTCAAACATTGCCGCGTAATTACGGTACGCAGGTGCAAGATCACCCGTTTGATTTCAGCCCGAGTTTGAAGCAGCCGCCAGTCTACAACCCGCCGCCTGCATGGAGTCCAATGAAAGGACAGAATGGATTCAAGTCAAATGTCCAGGCCAATTTGATCCAGTTCACACCGACAAGATCTCCAGGACCTGCTGCTGTCCCAAATACGGGCACGGCTGCTGGTGGACCGACTAGTGCCCGTAGTTTACTTCCATTGATGAACGAGACTGTTGTCAATACCCAGTTGGCTCCTTCGACATCAGCGTATCCTTCTGGTGTCAGTCCTCCATTGACTGGCGCGTCTCAGCAACTGGTCATGTCACTTAATGACGAATTTCGTGCCAGTAAAGTTATGAAAGTACAAAAAGATGCAGGTGACGCTTCGCAGAAAGAGATATTGGCAGCACTGCAAGCCACTGGGTGGGACACCAACCAGGCTGCTAAACAAATACTTAAAGACCGGCAAGCAAAAGTCGAGTCGTTGTCTAG GTTAGGTTTAGCAAGCAGACAACAATGCGAGGCTGCTTTGAAACAAACGGAGTATGATGTGGAATTAGCGGCTTCTTTCTTATTGGATAGTGTGAGATAA